From a region of the Pseudomonadota bacterium genome:
- a CDS encoding helix-turn-helix transcriptional regulator, translating into MAQTEHHQCRPNRLPDPWDGRALRSHFLDSYVGKFPNQTLDTVGHMLLQVDRTRQVMQVGVAHLARTLKAGRVDIGFGHARHPTYAAAAESFLDEGDDRPSMVDRELPNGHHVIQRVWRSATPVAYDDVPNNAEVAPMREAFAAVHARAMLAQRLAVDDHQGAFGLICVDELDYGRRWKAAEHSLLHEFCSTFFAPILAVSLELSAPVGITKPSPAELDAIRLAATGQSYKAIAYSLGKSIRTIETQLRNARQKVGAANQAELVRICEAWL; encoded by the coding sequence GTGGCACAGACGGAACACCATCAATGCAGGCCGAACCGCCTACCCGACCCGTGGGACGGTCGCGCCCTGCGCTCGCACTTTCTCGACTCGTACGTAGGCAAGTTCCCCAACCAAACGCTGGATACGGTTGGACATATGCTGCTGCAAGTCGACCGCACCCGCCAGGTGATGCAGGTCGGCGTTGCCCATCTGGCGCGCACGCTGAAGGCGGGACGCGTCGATATCGGCTTCGGCCATGCGAGACACCCCACCTACGCAGCGGCGGCCGAGTCCTTCCTCGACGAGGGGGACGATCGCCCATCGATGGTGGATCGCGAGCTACCAAACGGTCATCACGTCATTCAGCGCGTGTGGCGATCCGCCACGCCGGTGGCTTACGACGACGTCCCTAACAACGCCGAGGTGGCGCCGATGCGTGAGGCGTTCGCCGCTGTGCACGCGCGGGCGATGCTCGCGCAGCGCCTTGCCGTTGATGATCACCAAGGCGCCTTCGGTCTGATCTGTGTGGACGAGCTCGACTACGGACGACGCTGGAAGGCCGCCGAACACAGCCTCTTGCACGAGTTCTGCTCCACCTTCTTCGCACCGATCCTGGCCGTTAGCCTAGAGTTGAGCGCGCCCGTGGGTATCACCAAGCCGAGCCCGGCGGAGCTGGACGCCATCCGCCTCGCTGCCACCGGCCAGAGCTACAAGGCCATCGCGTACTCGCTAGGCAAATCGATCCGCACGATCGAAACCCAACTGCGTAACGCCCGCCAGAAAGTGGGGGCGGCCAATCAGGCCGAACTCGTGCGCATCTGCGAAGCCTGGCTCTGA